The sequence TGTGGAACGCTCCGCGTCACCGCAAAAGCTTCTTCGACTCCGGCGACTTCTTCCCCGAGCCGAAACAGGCGGCGTCTATCTACGGCGAGACCGAGAACAGATTGAAACTGCCAGGAATTGAGGAACCGTCAAAGGATTTGGAAACATTGAAGCAAATTCTAGAAGCTCTGCAGCTCAAAGGACTTCTGCATTCCAGAAAACACTCGGAGCAACACCAAATCCGCCACCGCACCTTCGTCTACGACGATTCGCCGATCGTCGTAATGAAACCATCGAGATCGCCAAATTCAACGCCATTCAGTCGGAGAATGGCGAACGATTATTCCCCGCCGCTCGGTGGAAATCACAGCCGCGGCGGTTGCCGGAGGAACTACGGTCTCGCCGGAGAAAATTCACCGTCGATGAGCCCCCGCCGCGACCGGAACGTTCGGAATCCGGCTCAGAGTCCGAGCCCGACGACCACAAACCGGGCCGAAGGCAACGCAGTCGGAAGGCGGTCCAACACACTGTCAAAGCCTAAACCGTTGAGCGTGGAAACGCATAGGAGAAGGAACGGCTCAATGGAGAACCGGCGGCTGTCTCCGGTTCATTCTCCGAGAAGAACCGGACCAGAGAGATCGCCGAGGAGCAGTAAATCGACGGCCGAGATCAATCGGAAAGAGAAGAAAACAGAGGATGAAACATCGTCAATTTCCGGTAGCAGTATCACGACATCCACCGATACAGAGGTAATTGTAATTGTAATTGACGAGGCTTAATTAGCGCTAATTAGAGTTTAATTAAGAGGGTGTTATGTTAAGCAGAGGGGTAGAAGCGAGGAATACAAAGAGGGGCGCAGCTTATTGGAGAGGTGCGATAAGCTGCTGCACAGCATAGCTGAGATGACTGCAACCGAAATGCAGTCGAGCCCCGTGTCAGTTCTTGATTCGTCCTTGTACAAGGACGAGTGCTCCACCCCTTCACCCAGCACGACAAGACGTAATATTGATTTCAAAGGTACAACTTCACTTAATCAATTCATATATTATCAGTATCACCTACACATTGATGATGGATTGGTGTTGTTGGATTTATAATCAATTGAAAACGACTCACATTTGTTGTTGTTGGAGTAAACTCGTGAAGTCCAAACAAGATAGTGAGTGATGCTTGCTTATTTCGTGCAACTATGGTTAATCTCAATTTCAAGCTACAAAATAAATGTTGGGATGTATTTTAGTGCAATTGCTATTTGTTGAGGTTGTCTACTCTTTTAGGAAAATGTAGATAAAGTgcagaaaatgaaaatgaatatgATGTTTGAATGATGCGTTGCATACAGATGAGTGTGTTGAAGTGGATGAGGAGAGGTGGAGCTCTGAGACTGAGATGGTGTCATCACAAGACTGCGATTTCATGTACATCTCAGATATCGTGAGGGCATCTCATTATCTCCCACAAGAGCCAAACGTATTCCTATTGCTAGAGAAACAACGGTATCTCAAGGGAAAGGATACATGCCAAGTGTCGAGGCTGCAGAGGAAGCTCATCTTCGACACGGTGCACGAGATCCTCGACAGGAATAGGCGGTTGCC comes from Salvia miltiorrhiza cultivar Shanhuang (shh) chromosome 3, IMPLAD_Smil_shh, whole genome shotgun sequence and encodes:
- the LOC131016353 gene encoding protein LONGIFOLIA 1-like; translation: MSAGMVNEQCFEKHIDKQMGCMTGFLQIFDRHQILSGKRHYPAKRLPPSPVFDTTSESEKSAPASPAISTVTAASPELPMFGMKEGTKCSWKFSKEAPRLSLDSRATTDTKGSLHPKEIRTAASILAAANRCDGNESVDGQQHRSPSVIARLMGLEPLPDSSCFEPEIKPELRRSASESRVSRDLFHSRFISERSNFSSNQPTEAVDVNSPRFSDPINYLLKNAKVDTPKAFNRGSGFHSPSLWNAPRHRKSFFDSGDFFPEPKQAASIYGETENRLKLPGIEEPSKDLETLKQILEALQLKGLLHSRKHSEQHQIRHRTFVYDDSPIVVMKPSRSPNSTPFSRRMANDYSPPLGGNHSRGGCRRNYGLAGENSPSMSPRRDRNVRNPAQSPSPTTTNRAEGNAVGRRSNTLSKPKPLSVETHRRRNGSMENRRLSPVHSPRRTGPERSPRSSKSTAEINRKEKKTEDETSSISGSSITTSTDTERGRSEEYKEGRSLLERCDKLLHSIAEMTATEMQSSPVSVLDSSLYKDECSTPSPSTTRRNIDFKDECVEVDEERWSSETEMVSSQDCDFMYISDIVRASHYLPQEPNVFLLLEKQRYLKGKDTCQVSRLQRKLIFDTVHEILDRNRRLPPWKLASCGQSLEKVWSEFQRVRERERERKEAQDLFDTICGVLKKDLAGDGISGWEDCPLEMSEAILDIERLIFKDLIGEAIRDLAALESTSSNKPTLPSLPRRKLLFLNS